CCTTATTAATTGGCATGGTCAAAttgatatatcatttttctccaaaattaatattaatatggatGATAAGCGTTATGGAGAATAATCGTAACAATATGTTACAACGATATCTTGCTTAATAtcataatctttatattatcattctttcaaattttttcctCTGTTCACTTCTCACTATGCCGATCAAATTAtctcgataaattaattattgcatAGTACTGACAGTGTTCTCCaaagagaatatatttctctttgaaagagaaaacatttttatgtttatttataaaaatttatattgtttattttttcacatTTAATTGTCTAATTAACaacatatacaaaataatatattttttatgttatcaTCTATCTCTGTTAGAAAATGTATCGTAAACTGAAATAATGGAATATACGTGAATTTTCGCATCAACGTatcaattaattcatttatataaatattcattttacgtattaaaaatctatgtagatatatatatatgtatctacgcAGATAtacataacaaaatatttataaaattaatatataaatatttgagtTTAATGCTGTTTATCATGCGCCTggttttataatgatttacgaataaatttcataattatttaaacgatgtataatgtatacagagtacaataaattgatatttaaacaatagtaaatTTGCTTGAACTTTAAAAGTGCACTGTAGCATGCAAGAAACTtaaagtaattttaatttaaacttttaatatttcaaaattttaatctgACAATTGTTTGTcttgtgtaatataaacaaatattttttttattcgaaaattcgattagattacctcGCGAGCATGGATTTTAGAATAGAGTCATCGTTAATCCATGGATCTCCAAATGCAGCAACTTCCACGTAGTGAGATCTGGGTCGATATTACTTGCAAAGTTTAATTGTAAATCATATAACGCAAGTACTatcgagcgaatggctgcatatttgaaaatatttccaatatctttacaatttaatttcaacTAAACATTAACGTACTTCCCTtttacattatcaataatacttctctataaataaacaaataagatagtaattaaattcatagataatctctttctattaataaatttatataataattattatacgtatcaataatatttattattctttatgcaTTTGTCGTAAATTAAATGCGTACCAATGTTGTATCATTGCGAGATCACTGCTACCatcaaagaaagatataattagagattgaaaaatatcaGTTTACTAACACAATTTACTAACATAGTTTACTTTTTCCAATTGAAAGGAAACCAATAGTTATTTACACGTGAAGGATAATAACCAACACAAGTTTATACATCGATATGATAGACGAATGGTGGGGATAACCTTTCCCGCTTATATtcgtatttcatattttatcctTACCTGTCGCTGAAGTCATACACGCTTCGAACAAAAGGTAGTGAACaggtttaatttttattcaaaaaagtataattcgtcatatagttttttttttttggttttgtttttgtcAAATGTATCACTATTTTTACtacgtataaaaatttctctcgattaaatcgattatttgATTATGCGTGATAGAAATATAACCTACACAAGTAGGGATAGttttttggaaaatatttgtagttcatattttgtccataccTGTCGCCgaaatcgtttatattttcgatataaaggTGGTGATCAgctttaaatctttttatattttatgtttaatatatatatatatatattgtatatatatattttttatgttaaaattttatcaaagtatcaatatatatatataaatatttatatatatatattgatactttgataaaattttaacattcatgattatcgattttatataattattataatttaataacataaagaaatatatttttatttaaaataaaaaatagtaattaaataataaaaatttgtttttaaatgttattacatttacgGTAGTATTATagaaatgtgtatatatatatatactcgcttttattaaaagtattaataaaatagaataaaatataaagtaaaatttcaaaaacatGTTTTATTCAGCGGTCAACTttgtaacaagaaaaaaatctaagaAGGATACGTCCGTTTTGTTTTTACGCATTGGTAATCCTGCTCAAAGAATGATAGTGAAGTTATCTGTGCTTTATCTGTCagttgtatattttttaactgAAAGACTATGATAccaattagataaaaattagaaCTTTGTAAATAGTTGTAGtgtaataattgaattttataaaatatgattgtTTGGCTAACTTCTTAAAAAAAGTATCGTTATATGTACAATAAAATAGTATCTAGTcaggatataaaaatatccatTATAACATATTTGTATACAGTAATATGCAATGGACCAAATAAAGATTCCAAAGgtaaatcaatataaatactAAGTCAgtctaatatataaaatgctaaataaaatctatgtgtgtacttttatatgtacattatgtatgtgtatgcgtgtgtatatatatatatatatatataaaaattttgttgttatatatttaatatcattttaatttgtaGGTAGAAAATGTCCGTTTATTGGAAaagtatagtaataatcattctATAGGTACATTGTATTTAACCTTAACAaatcttatatttatagaacgaaatggtaaaaaaaaaatatgggtaaatatttcttaataatttattagcgtgattaattttataaagtaaatatcttatctttaaaaagaaaaaataataataatagagaaacaattattattttaggtCTTGTATACTCATATATCCAACATAGAAAAACAACCTTTAACTACTACAGGATCACccttatatattaaatgtaaacatttttatattgttacttttgttataCCTAAGGAACGTGACTGCCATGACATTTATCTTACATTATTAAAACTGTCTTGCCCAggtaaaattgtatttataagtttgatagaaaaatttgtacaatatatttcactttcagaaattaaatataaatttatcttctgctttctatataatatataatttatagtatatactatactatatactacatactatgtataatatactatacataCTGCATTAAagctaattatatatacattattaaagttaattatttttaaatatttttatagtaaaTTTAGAAGATCTTTATTGCTTCACTTATCAAGAAAAATTACAGCAACATGTTGgttggaatttttttaatgtacaAAGTGAATTTCAAAGGCAAGGAGTACCAAATGAAGAATGGTCTCTTTCATACTTGAATACTAATTATGAggtataagaaatattatggatttttaaatagttgcaatgtttattataaatatattttttaaatattttgtttagcTTTGTGATACATAcccaaaatatatatatgttccaaGCACTTGCGCAGACAACATTTTGTTAGGTAGTGCAAAATTTAGAAGTAGGGGAAGGCTTCCTGTATTAACATATTTACACTCGAATAAGGTttgttatctattttttatacatgGTCAATTAGTTTTAGCTCGAACAAATTTATAGATAAAGCATTTTAGGCTGTTATATGCCGTTGCAGTCAACCACTTTCAGGATTTAGTGCGCGATGTCCCGAGGatgaattaattatgtattatatactttgTACAAATCCTAattcaaaatatatgtatgttgtcGATACAAGGCCACGTGTAAGTAAAgcatacgtgtgtgtatatttatttatttatttatttatttatttatttatttatttatttatttatttatttatttatttatatagtgCATAATGCAGCTCACATGTTATATCATAAATGTTCCTATTTGTCATATAGATTAATGCTTTTGCAAATCGGGCAGCAGGAAAAggatatgaaaatgaaaatttctatgacaatataaagtttcatttttttggGATTGAAAATATACATGTCATGAGAACAAGTTTGAACAAGCTTATAGAATGTAAGTTAGAATATGCATTAAGTTAAAACATTATGCATCCTTTGAATtacaaaacaatattaatatgttgTTTAAACTTGTTTATTTAGTACAAAGAACAACATCTATGAGTGCATTTTTAAATGGTCTAGAAAGCAGTGGATGGTTAAAGCACATTCGTTCTATATTAGAAACTGCTTGGTTTATTGCACGAGCAGTTTCTACTGGCGTGAGTGTAGTAGTACATTGTAGCGATGGTTGGGATCGTACAGCGCAAGTATGTTCTCTGGCTGCTTTACTCTTAGATCCATATTATAGAAGTATTCAAGGATTTCaggtaaatatttaaatatttaaattatataaattatataaattatttaaattatataaaactaatatgtatgtatgtatgtgtgtgtgtgtttgcgcACGTGCATACGTGTATCAATATATGGatttaaaatgtttcattttctctttttatcaggcattaatagaaaaagattggTTGTCATTTGGTCATAAATTCAGTGACCGCTGTGGTTATATTAGTAGTGATGGCAAAGAATTAGCACCTATATTTACTCAATTTATAGATGCAACCTATCAATTACTACAGCAATATCcacataaatttcaatttaatgaattttttcttttaacactTCATGACCATGTACATAGCTGTCAGTATGGAACATTTATTGGAAattctgaaaaagaaagacagactcttaggtataataattattatcgaatctAATGTTATATAGAtcaaatcatatattttcatatttatagaTTATCAGAAAGAACGTATTCTTTGTGGGGATATATTGCAAATAATACAAATGAGTATATCAATCCGCTTTATGAATGTAAACATTGGAATGATGATTCTAATGATGTTCTCCAGCCAAAATTAGCACCAcaaaatattatgtaataagcATTTACTTGacaaacataatatatacatgtgtatataaattaaaataggtttacttaaaaaaaaaaaatatatatatatatatatgtacatatttgttTACAGAATTTGGAGAGgattatattttagatttgAGAATGGTATTCATCCTAGAGAGGCACACGAAGATATGTTATTAACAATTCATGATCATAGTAGTTCTTTAGAAGATCACGTTAAACTTCTtgcaaaagtatataaattttttttttttttatttctaacttaatataataatattataaaaaatttataagatgAATGATGAACGTTTATGCGCTTTCAGAGAATTAATTCTTTGAGtcaattattaaagttaaataacgtacaaagaaaaaatattcaaggtaaacataaatttgataataaatatgtcaAAGAATCTTTATCCGAAACTATTAAGGAAAATGtgaataacgatgaaaaaatgaaaaataaagagcaAGCAAGCCAAATTGAGAATGAATTGAAGACAGTTGCCATAGAATGGAAGTCATCTCGTAATATGGAGGAATGTACTTGTTCGACTACATTTGATGCGTTTAATAGGAAGGTATGCATGCATCTAAGTAAATGAATAATCTCTAATATattgacaaataaaataattcattaggttcaagagagaaatgaaaattatgaatggtcattcattatcgttattactttcagCATCATTGTTGGTCTTGTGGGGATGTACTATGTACACGATGTATAGATTCGCATAATGTATTAACTGGACATTTATCACAACGTGCTGTACCTGTTTGCAAATCGTGTTCTCAAAATTCTGGTAGTTCTTCGATTAGCCCATGATTATATCacaaaattgatatttacatcaatttgcaaaattaaaataagaaatatttcatcaaaagaatcaacaattaataattatattattaatatctcaaataaattcaatttatccAGAATATGAGAGAAATATCAAAGTTttgttgaaatataaaaatcatctaTATTGCAAATTACAaaggtattttatttatttgatttcaaatatatatttatttgtaataattataaattaactaAGATCATtacaaaatttgtattttccctattaaaatgatctatctctctatcaaaaacaataatatttcgtattaagaATATATCGATCTCGTTactaaaattaatgaaaaatagaatatgCCTCGGACAATatcaaatttgtaataatattacaaaagaatCTATATAAGAAATggcaattctttttcttgtatttaGGCTATGTGACATTTAAGAcaattttttcaaactttattaaataaatacatgaactaaaaatattattatataaaatagaatgatattgaatgtatattataatattgtaagtaaagtgctaataataataaaagaaaattattcgtgAGATTCTTAATACAATAAGGtgtacaaaaacaaaaaaagaaagaaaaaaaaaaaagaaaaaaaaaatacaagaataacattttatatttctttagttaatattgaatatatattgcattatctttactttatcTGTGATAATTAcaacacattttttttttacatatatctttGTATATGCAAATTACACAAGATATTTTTACGTTAgtgcaataatatatatagctgTTTATCTTATTAACAATTACtttcttacattttataaaaatccataataaagaaaatattttaatattaaaaaaattcatctcttttctctctctctctctctttaagactgttttaatttaatcaaggtgtatatttttatataacaatttaataatacataatgcacataaaattaatattgtattaattaattataattatatatgttaaatacATTATGTTAATtgctctctttatatatatattgtttctattatctctattatcgatCACATCATTCAACGAAGTTCTTATTTGATAATGTTGAACTACTTTGTACTGAATATTTCGATTTTGAAACATAAAGatttaaaagtattatttcatatctcaATTAATATCGAAGATACTTAAATTACATACCATAACACACTTCATACATAAATAAGGAATTTTTAGCAATCAtgcttaaaaataaaaaggtagCTTCATTggacattattattgcttcccattatttatatgataaacaAACTAAAAACATGTGAActagatttttaatattttatattgttgtttACATCAATCAAATAATCAAAGTTTAcagtaattatatattcacaATCTTTTTGTATTCTCAAGTCtacatgattttatattacctattaatataaattaatacgctaatatgttttatttatatatttaagtatttaTGTAATGTACATGAAATTGCACagaaaataagtaataaaaatacaaagtcAGTTCTTCGTGACATTGTATATCaagtttaattatttcaactgCTTATATGCAGTTAtaagtttctttattttttttatttttttttttttttattttatttttttatttatttattttttttttttttttgatatacaGAATGATTTTGTCAACTgcaataaatagataatatcatGAAACAAATATGAttgcattattaatattttaagaaggtttaataattgtttaaaacggatatattaaaaaatttaattaatatagtatatagccaagtgatatttattacatatgtgAAAATCTCTCATATGTATGttgaaatgcatatatatctatatatatatatatatataagtagagttttttaatatattataaatatacttactgtgtgtgtgtacacaaAGACATTATGCtgaattatattgtataatgataaattatacttAAAATCGAAGCACGCATATTTCTAAACGAGGAACAAATTGCTAATGAAAACATCGCGTATTTAGTGATTGATAATACTACTATCCACAATGACAAGCATAATGTGGAATGTGAAAGTATGACGAACactttaacaataaattttttcttatatttattttgatgcTTATCATTCTTTATTTGGTTTTCTTCGTCTTGGACCATCATCACCACTAGATTTATCCTatagaagaaagataagatatatgtcaattattaaaatatttacttataacTTAAtccaaattattaataaaattatattaatgaatttattataaatatacttgCCGTTTTAGATTCAATTATCTCCTCTGTTTCACttgtattttcaatttctttattttcttctatagcTGTCTCCTgagtttcttcctcttcttcattatctaataaatctttatttatatctaaacaTTGCTTgtcctcttcttttccatcatttttttcctaaaaATAATGCATAAAAACTTTTCTTAAAGCAGGAAAACACTTTGAATTTAATACTTGGTATTaccataatattataaaatacgtaattattataattatagcaCTACCGCTGCGattcataatataaaaacacgTAATTTACAAGCAATAAGCTTAACTAGCTTAAATAGCTTTAAATATAGATCAAATGTGATTGAACATTAATATAGAATTTGAACATACCATGTGAACACAGACtgtgatatattaaaatattaatcattggAAATTCATCAAAAGAAGTAGCAATAAACTATAGAATTTATCAAGGAAAGTATGTTTTATACCTGACTACTAAAACAgcaacaataaattaatagaagTACAGGTAGGCCAGCACCTAGTATATATACAGCCCACATCCAAGGATGTTCTGTAGTAAATGTTGCAATTTGACGCCATATAGTCCACTATAAATAACCAGTAACAAAATACTGCAAATTAATTTTGtgattacatttataaatgtagCTGTGtagatataaaaacaatattactTGATTTCGAAGGTGTACTTTATAAACTTTGAAAATGTTTTAAGAAATAGTGAAATTAAATTTGCACATAATATTACTATACAATTTGTTAAAAggttcaataataatttctgcaataataaattttttttaagtaataaCTACTTATAGCTTATTAAAGCCTTTGAAGGATAAAAagcattataaaatatacttaataattataatcttattGTATCgcttgaatttttcaaaaattgcgGCCTCATAAGTTACTACAAAAATTCAGTACATTATATAAGCAAGCATTTTAAGTCTCGTGAATTTAGTACCTCACGTGAACGTTTTATTAAATACCAAACATATATTATGACTGGTATCAtacagtaacaaaaataaagggCCCACCAGCCAGGTTTGTAGTTCATGGAACGCATCATACGTCCCCACAATGTTTCCTGCatattataatgtatgtatttcaagtaaaaaagatcataagtctcattttttctatatgaggaagataataattaatttttatcactttcatataaattaagaaaacatgtataaaatactattacagaaaaatatcataatatttatattactaatatttataaaatactgtaagaaaaatgaaaattgggACAGTAGTTGATTTTTACTTACCAAATATGAAcattaatatatgataattaaggttaaaaatattaaataacattgATTAGTAAAAGTACTTACACTTTCTTCAGCAATTTTAACTCGTCTCACTTCAAACGTTTCATCGGACCATTTCTTTGCAACATCTTCATTAtcagtaataagaatattgtcaaaaataatatcaggAGACATGGACCAAAGTTCAAATCCAATAGCAGactgtaatttttaattaaattataaaactatGATATAATCttatcttaatattttatatctataactTACAATAGATGACATCAAAAATGGATGTTCATCATTGAAGTAATTAGGATTATGAATTAGTTTAGGTTTCCATTTTC
This sequence is a window from Vespa crabro chromosome 9, iyVesCrab1.2, whole genome shotgun sequence. Protein-coding genes within it:
- the LOC124427144 gene encoding myotubularin-related protein 6 gives rise to the protein MDQIKIPKVENVRLLEKYSNNHSIGTLYLTLTNLIFIERNGKKKIWVLYTHISNIEKQPLTTTGSPLYIKCKHFYIVTFVIPKERDCHDIYLTLLKLSCPVNLEDLYCFTYQEKLQQHVGWNFFNVQSEFQRQGVPNEEWSLSYLNTNYELCDTYPKYIYVPSTCADNILLGSAKFRSRGRLPVLTYLHSNKAVICRCSQPLSGFSARCPEDELIMYYILCTNPNSKYMYVVDTRPRINAFANRAAGKGYENENFYDNIKFHFFGIENIHVMRTSLNKLIELQRTTSMSAFLNGLESSGWLKHIRSILETAWFIARAVSTGVSVVVHCSDGWDRTAQVCSLAALLLDPYYRSIQGFQALIEKDWLSFGHKFSDRCGYISSDGKELAPIFTQFIDATYQLLQQYPHKFQFNEFFLLTLHDHVHSCQYGTFIGNSEKERQTLRLSERTYSLWGYIANNTNEYINPLYECKHWNDDSNDVLQPKLAPQNIIIWRGLYFRFENGIHPREAHEDMLLTIHDHSSSLEDHVKLLAKRINSLSQLLKLNNVQRKNIQGKHKFDNKYVKESLSETIKENVNNDEKMKNKEQASQIENELKTVAIEWKSSRNMEECTCSTTFDAFNRKHHCWSCGDVLCTRCIDSHNVLTGHLSQRAVPVCKSCSQNSGSSSISP